AAGTCTAACTTATTTCTGGAAGAAGGATCCATTGTTTTGACTTTGCATTAGGCCCCAGCCCTCTAGTGGTCATTTGGCTGGAACCTTCCTCTAAAGCTGTCCCATTTCCCAGGGCGTCTGTGGGCTGAGTATGTTTTTGAGCCTGGTGAAATAGCCTTTTGGAGATGGTGACTGATCTGTGACTGGTGGGCCAGGGACATAAGTACAAAGGACCTTTGTCAGTATTAGCTTGGAGTTAACCCCTTCCCAGCATTAGAACTCAGTTGCCCCTGCTTTCTAGTAGAGATTCAATAGTTGGCTTTTTCCTCGATTTCCTGTCCCATAACTATTCTGCTGGCTGGGAACAGAGTAAAGAAAGTAGTTACATCAATCTCTCTCTTCCCTGGTAGGGCAGGTTCAGGCTGactctgtttcttttcccttcctagaATCATCGCAATGATGAGTCCAGAGGACAGCTGGGTCTCCAAGTGGCAGCGAGTCAGTAAGTGTCTCCCTTTCTCCTTGTCTGGCCTGGTTGTGGCGGTGTTGCTATCTTAAATCAGTGGGTAAGTGCCTTGGAGTGAGAAAGGTGGGAGTTGTACGAAAGACAAGGTGTCCTATCATTTAACACATGCAGTCAAAATTAGTGATTGGGTTGCAGCATTTCTCTCATTTTTAGTGTAAACTTCCATTTGGTCTTTCGCCGTAACCCACTCTAacttccatctcttttcttccctctcaggTAACTTTAAGCCAGGTGTGTATGCAGTGTCGGTCACTGGTCGCCTGCCCCAAGGTAAAGGTCCTAACAACTGTGGTAACAGCCAATGTTCATCTAGTGTGCCGAGCTCTTTGCAAGTCCTTTATGTGAATTAACTCCAGGAGGCacggagaggttaaataacttgcccagggttgccCAGCTAGTACGTGAGGAGCCGGAGTTTGAATCCAGGTCTTTTGGCTCCAGGACCCTTGCTTTTGATAACTGTATACATTGTGCCTCTGTTTTTACCAAGTCATTGCCCATCATTTGACTGGCTCTTCAGTGGAAACAAACCAACCAGGCAGGACTATGGATGAGCAGTGTAGGAACTCCAGTTTGCTTAGGGCacctcttctccctgccccccaaAGTGGTAACTGGGGGGATCTTTCTTATCTCCCAGAATCTTCTCCCTCACAGCTGTTTCTTTTCTTGCCACAGGAATTGTGCGGGAACTGAAGAGTCGTGGAGTGGCCTACAAATCCAGAGACACGGCTATAAAGACCTAGCAAGATGCATGGCTGCCAGCATCTTTgctccccacctcctgcctctgcttatttttttgttgtgGAACTAAATGAGCAGAACCACAGATATTCCCTACCCTCCAATTCTGAGACTCTGCAGACAGACTCAGCAGAGCAGCACAGATGTCCTTGGACCATTTTACCTTCTTTGGACTACTCGTGGGGGTAGGAGTGGTCGGGGTTGGTGGATTAACAGAGACTGAAGTcagtgggtagtaagatgctagttTTCCTATCCACAGCCTAGGGCTATGCCCTTGCCCATGGATATGACTCTGGGTCAAAGCCAATAAACATGAAGCCCTAGGAAAGCCCACAACAGATGCCTTGcctccctcttcctttctctttgctGGGCACAGTAAGAAACTCACTTGTCCTGGAAGCATTTTGCCAGAGAGGCATGGGCACTTCTGTTCCCGTCACCCGTTGTTGAGCCTCCAGGCTTGTAACCTTTCTAAGGTACTTCCTTGAGTCTTGTTGGAAGGTTCTTCTGAGTCTGGGCAACCCCATCAGCTTTGGGGTTGCAGCCTTCTGGCCTCTAAGACCTGGCCAAGTAGGTATCCCTTGAAGAACTCCTGAGGCTTCTTGGTACTCTGCCTCTTGACCATGTTTAATACTTTGTACCCCTTGTCTCGCCTCTTCTTTTTACTGATCTTCCTACACCTTGGGCCATGCCATCCCGCTCCCACTTACCCTCATTCCACCACATTCCCCTGCCTGGAGACCCTCGGTGGCTGCTGGGTCTTGGTCTGGCTAGCTTGTACCTCTGTAAGAAGTGGacccctccctttctcctctggCCTGTTAGGGGGTCCTTGAGTGATGTCATGTTATTGGCCAAGGTGAGTTATTGTATTGGAATTAAAAATTTACCATAAATTCTCATTTGCTTAAATTTCCACAGGAAATCCTGTTAGTAACCCCATTTTGATTTCCCTGTTGATTCTCTATCTGTAAAACGAAAATGATTACATTCTGCCTTTTTTACCTCAAGATTGGTTGTGACAATGtgaaaattttataaattcaatTTTATAAGAGGTAAAATTCATTTGCTCTCCTTCTGTTAGCCTGTCTTCGTCCGGTATA
The sequence above is a segment of the Manis pentadactyla isolate mManPen7 chromosome 4, mManPen7.hap1, whole genome shotgun sequence genome. Coding sequences within it:
- the SUPT4H1 gene encoding transcription elongation factor SPT4 isoform X3 translates to MLEPKDTGSRRRTIDQFEYDGCDNCDAYLQMKGNREMVYDCTSSSFDGIIAMMSPEDSWVSKWQRVSNFKPGVYAVSVTGRLPQGIVRELKSRGVAYKSRDTAIKT
- the SUPT4H1 gene encoding transcription elongation factor SPT4 isoform X2; amino-acid sequence: MALETVPKDLRHLRACLLCSLTIDQFEYDGCDNCDAYLQMKGNREMVYDCTSSSFDGIIAMMSPEDSWVSKWQRVSNFKPGVYAVSVTGRLPQGIVRELKSRGVAYKSRDTAIKT
- the SUPT4H1 gene encoding transcription elongation factor SPT4 isoform X1 codes for the protein MALETVPKDLRHLRACLLCSLVKTIDQFEYDGCDNCDAYLQMKGNREMVYDCTSSSFDGIIAMMSPEDSWVSKWQRVSNFKPGVYAVSVTGRLPQGIVRELKSRGVAYKSRDTAIKT